A portion of the Myxococcales bacterium genome contains these proteins:
- a CDS encoding TSUP family transporter: MTWLSLGFECVTSSTAVFALFGVAGGALTTVAGMGGGLFLVLSLSLLTNPTQALAITAPALLLSNAHRAVLFRRELEGRIALRFAAGAAPAALLAGSAISRLPQGVVQAAMLALTSLALLRARGIVGLSPRPRAFVPLSALVGGLSAAAGAGGFLVAPLLFSLGLTGSRYIATGAACAVVLHVARVAGYGVGGLLTTSHWSASAWLFVGLAAGNVLGRRLRGRVTRELETRLELGALIVCTTLGVLGVGLR; this comes from the coding sequence ATGACCTGGCTTTCCCTCGGCTTCGAATGCGTCACCTCGAGCACGGCCGTTTTTGCCCTCTTCGGTGTAGCCGGCGGGGCGTTGACCACCGTCGCGGGCATGGGCGGCGGCCTGTTCCTCGTCCTCTCGCTGAGCCTCCTTACGAACCCAACCCAGGCGCTGGCCATCACGGCGCCGGCGCTGCTGCTGTCGAACGCGCATCGCGCAGTCCTGTTCCGGCGCGAGCTCGAGGGCCGCATCGCGCTTCGCTTCGCCGCGGGCGCGGCGCCGGCGGCGCTCCTCGCCGGCTCCGCTATCTCGCGGTTGCCACAGGGCGTCGTCCAGGCGGCGATGCTCGCCCTCACCTCCCTCGCGCTCCTCCGTGCGCGGGGCATCGTCGGCCTGTCGCCGCGACCCCGCGCGTTCGTTCCGCTGTCGGCGTTGGTCGGCGGTCTATCCGCGGCCGCCGGCGCCGGCGGATTCCTTGTCGCGCCGCTGCTCTTCTCGTTGGGCCTCACGGGCTCCCGCTACATCGCGACGGGCGCCGCCTGCGCCGTCGTGCTGCACGTCGCCCGCGTCGCCGGCTACGGCGTCGGCGGCCTGCTCACGACCTCACACTGGAGCGCGTCAGCGTGGCTCTTCGTCGGGCTCGCCGCGGGCAACGTCCTCGGTCGACGCCTCCGCGGCAGGGTCACGCGGGAGCTCGAGACGCGCCTCGAACTTGGCGCGCTCATCGTATGCACGACGCTCGGGGTCCTCGGGGTCGGCCTTCGCTAG